TGACTGCGGGTGAAGCTTCTGCTTCATGCCAGttccctcctcttcatcatgtgGCTGGTTTGAAGGAGTCCAGCGCCTTGCCCAGCTTTGACTCAGTCCTGCTTCCTTCATATGGTGCTCATAGTGTGTCTTGTTTCAGCAGGTTGAGCTCCTCATCAGACACAGTGATGCTCCCCATGTACCAGAATATCCAGAAGACTAGGCTTAAAAAGATCAGCAAAGGTCCGGAGAACACGAAAAAGTCCCAGAATCTCAAAGGAGCGAAGATCCCCAGGAAGAAGAGACTGAGGCCGGCGATGTCAAAAATAATAGCTAGCATGAGGAAAGTGATGCTGTACTTCCTGTGGTCTGCCATGGTCGTGCCAGGTGAGACGAACAGGTGAATGTAGTCTGAAGGTCTGAGAGGAATGAGAGCAAGTCCTGTCTACAAAAGACTTTCCTTCTCTTGGAACATTCATTTTACTCAAGCACAccttacatttttttcatagcACAAGACTTAGTCGTGCGACAGGTATTCAACCACAATGGGATGTGCTGCTCATTAACAGCTGAGAAACCCCACAGTCCATCTACATTCCTTTACTGGGCTGACTTGTTTTGAATCTTGTGACATTTACTCACTGTCTGTGACCTGTGGGACAGATTTATGCGCATATATTTTGCAATCAGCATGTGTTTACACAGTGATATGCCTGCTATAATTAATTGAGACCCCCCCCCGAGCTAATGAAACCAAAGTCATTCACAGCATTGGTGTGCTGCATCTTTTATCAGATTATTCAAAGCCTTCACTTGACTTCACTCCCACTGAGTTCAGAGATTTATTCCAGGAACTATATTTACCCTTTTTATGTAGTTTGAGTTTTGCTCTGCAGGGTGTAAACTTCATTCAAGTGTTCcctaaatatttaataatccacagtTCCTGCATCTCTATAATAAATGCCAGCTAATATGAAGTGACTGTCACAAAGAGGAAATGCACGTAATGGAAACCTTTCAGTGAGCACCTTGTTTGACCAGTCAAGCTGCCACTGTTTGTCTCTCCTGTGTGGCTTTGACATATAATGTCAACAGGTGTAGACGGCAAAGATGAATTAGCTTTCATTTACTGTAACGCTGTCATCAGTTTGATTAAAGTGACTTATGCTGTCAGTCATGCTAATTCTAACTCTGTGCATGAGAATTGGTTTCGTATTATAAATGAAACCCTGACAGAGCTGACATTTGCATAGGCTGTATTTGTAACTCAAATCTACTAGACTACAATTCCCAAAATGTGATTAGTATAGACAGAGTATATATTCTAGAAAGAGATACAGTGAGTCATACAGTACTGCAGGTCACATACGGTCCTTTGTTGAGGATTTTAGCTTGTTTAACCAACACCACGCCACTGTGAAAAACCTGTCTGACCGGTGTTAATGTTGCTTTGTCAGGAAATAAGTCAGCAAACTGTACTCTTTCAGTAGTAGCTTCAAAGTATATTGAATATAATAACTATATCTGGAAGATAAGGAAAAGACATTGAAAAAATGATAACTTTAGGGCCTTTCCTGGCAGTGTAGAGAAAGCATTGAAATAGTATTTAAACCTTcatgatggaaaataaaatcaatagtAACATCAAACAATAAGATTAACAGATAAGCATTTGCTATTTTCCCATGATTTCTAAATAAGATCTTAATACATCTCCTATGTCATTTAGTAGCAATCAAATTGGGAAATGGGAGCTTtcattgtatttaaaataaaggaaGTATTAATTCATTATTCTTCTGTTTATGGAAACTGAAAACTTCATAATGTATATCATAAATTGCACTCTTCCCTATAGACTAGTTTCACATTTTTGCACGTCTAGCTGGACTATTGTGTACTTGAATTGTAACTGATTCACCACTATCCTCCATGTAACAAAATTTTTTAACAGGAAATGTCAAGGCAATTAAATGATGGACTCCTAACACAAAGtgttattgaaaataaattagttCCGGAAATCGTGGACCCATtaaacaaactgttaaaataacataGTTCAGGAAATCATGGACCCATtaaacaaactgttaaaataacataGTTTAGGGAATCATGGACCAGTAAAACAAAGTGTTActgaacaatgaaaacaaaaacttaacAGACCATCCTTTCAGAATAAAGTCCATATTTTCTGAAGGGGATGAGGGTGCAGTACTCAGTATTTTGAAGTGGCTTCCCTTCTCCCAGGACTatatagagaaaaagaaactgttCAGTCAAAGTGCACGTTTTGGCTGCAAACACTCACTGTAGCCAACAGCgcattttgttgtttatcaAAGCAGATGTAGACCCATTTCACACATTAGGTGAATAGGGTTTTATATTCATGTCACGATGATCTCTTGGGCTTGGGCATCCTGTTCTTTCTCCACGTCCTTGTCCACGGTAGAGGAATCCAGGGAGTCATCATACCCTTCATTGTGGTAGGCTGTGGACTTGCCCCATGTCACCCTGCTGGCTTTGTGTGGAGGTGACCCCACCTGACTGCGCTCCTCATCCTCAGCGCATTTCACGCTCTCTCCCCCCTTCAGCTTCTGGCTCAGCCTCTCGGTTAATTTCCTCGCCAGTCGCACGACGATGCTGTTCCTCTTCTTCAAGCCGTCGTCATCGGATATCTGGATGTTGCCCACGTACCACATCAGCCATAAGGCCAGGCTGAAGAAAATGATCAGAGAGCCGGTGTAGATGAAGAAGTCGCCATAAAACTGACCATTGATACGCAGGTTGGCGAATATCCCGACGAAAATCAGAATCAGGCCGAAGACGTCAAAGACAATAGCGCTTAAAAACAGGGGCACGCAGCCCCCTATGCACTTTTCGAGGCCCATGGCTGAAAGATTAGAGCTGTTTGAAGCTTGTATAACGGGAGGATGATTCAGCCTTTGCACCTGAGCAGAGGCAGCGCACCTGTAGATAAACGCCCCACCTTAAAGAGACGAGTCAACAGGCTCGCTCAGCGCACACGCCACTTAAACACACAGCTCCCGTTTGTGTTGTCACTCGTCAAAATCTAACTTCAGGCTGAAGTCCACAATGATGCAAATGATGGAggactttttttatttggtaGTCAAACTGATATCCACGGACACAGAGTCATGCATCACTCAGCCTTCCTCCTGTTGCGTTGTCTTTGTTTACAGACCTGCTGTAGGCTACTAAATGTCCACAGACACTACAgtgtaaaacataaacatgattTGAACAAGATATTGGCGCTTAACCCTTTTACTCTCCTCTCATGTAGAAATGAGGGTGTTAAACAATTCATGTCTACtataataaacatttagaaTAGCAACATGTCAAATGTTCTAATATGTAATGGATTATTGGTTCATTAGCTTTTAATCATGTCTATGTTAAGTAatgtattatttgtattattatatgAGTTATGTTGAAGTAACATTAAGGAGAAATCCAAGTGGTGTCTCTATGGTGTGATTTGTTTTCTAGCTGTTATTACAATGATTTCATTTGCTGATTATCTTCTTTTTCAATCACTAAATTGTTTCTTTGAATGAAAATCCACTAATGGTTTATCCATTCTCAGTTTGATGTCTTCCTCTTATGTGCACGcattcagcaaacacacacagtgcagatcATGCTCATGTCAgatgaatgaagaaaaatggaaaagtttTGTCTGCCAGTCTGACCCTATATAAACTCTTAGGCTTAGAGGTTTAAACCTGCACTGGGAAAGGCAAAGCAAGCTGTAAGTTATTAAGCCTATAGCACACAGAGAGGAGCATTGACATTCAGCTCCACCTTCTTCCCCAGTTTGTTGCTAACTTTGTAGGTGTGTGTTATTTGGGGGGATGTTGGGCAGGTCCACTGAAGGTTTACCGCTTCCTCATTCAGAACAGGTTGCTGGTGTGGGCAGCTCTGTAagagcagtgacagtgaagcACAACAGTGAAACTGAAGGCTGCAATAAGCAATAAGCTGCAAAATGTTATAAAGCTCTGCTGACTGCAGAGTCAGGAGACAATGCCCTGTGGAGGTTTTTACCACAAGCATTTCTTTTCTTGTAGGATTCACACAGTTCAATTCAAATATTGATTAACATTGTCTTATTAGGCCAATGTCTAATTCTAAAACAATGCATTTTCATTGGCTGAGACTAATATGCCACTTTATGCCCATTACAATGGACACTGGTTCTGAAAGAGTTACTTAAAATTTCTTGCCACATAATATTTAAATCCTATGAAAATCTACCTTCAAGACACAATAGTCAAATTCTTTCCTTTTACATATATTGGAGGGTAAATTCACTCTGATTTAATGTTAAAGTTACCTTCCCAAGGACTAGACACAGTAAACCGAGAACTGACAATTATAAGCTCTCACAACCTTTAATTATTTATGAATTGCATGTACTGTACCACACAGCATTAGGAAATCCCCGTTGTCCAGTCTTCTCTCATAAATATTCCGATCAGGACAGTTTGCTTTTCAGTGTCATTCTTACTAAAATGCATGGAAATGTGCGAATAATTGCATTTCCTGCAGTAGATTGTTGTCCTTGTGCgctcacctttttttttttttatcagccaTGGTGATTAATGCAAATGttgtcatgcacacacagacaatgatTAGTTTTGTCAATCCTGGTAAATCAGTGAAATAAATCTAAATGTCATCACGCAGTcctttaataatttttttttttccacagaggcGCCCATGCTGAAAAAGTACATTTCAATCCACTGCGTTCCTCATGCAAAATTACTTCCGAACATCACACATTGAAGATGGGAGGCCTGTAGTGATTGAGGGGCCTCTTCATGTTCATCTGCTTTCTGTTCTCCTTTGTGATGGGAATGAGAACCACGCCCACCACGAAAACCATTAGCCCAATGGACAGCAGGGCTGGTCCCAGGATGTTGGTGACCTTCCTGCAGTGGCCAGCGAAGTACAGACCGCTAATGATGATGCCACACGCCAGAAAGCTGCCTCCGGTGGACATGAAATGGATGGGGAACCAGAAGACTTCGCACTTGCTGCGAGAGGCCTCGGTGGTCCAGAGGGACTCGCTGCGAGAGAGGCTGAACACAGTGCTTTCTGTACGGCTTGGGGGTGTCAGCTGATCCCTGGACTGGGAGAGGGTGCACTCTCCCAGGGGGATGTTCTCTGGGCTGCCTGGCATGGCCTCCTAGATGACTCTGTGAAAGTCATGTGGGATAAGAATCAATTTATAGAGGAAGACACGTCTCTGTCATATGAGAAAGTTACCAGTggacaataaaagaaaattataaCTTTAAATAACTTAATAAATTAATTCACAAAAAATGCTGACATCTGTGATGAGGAAGCCTCTCCTGAGGCTCCTTAAATCGTTCTAGGCTTGAAAAAAATCAGCCGTTATTCATATAATGgtcatttttttcacaaatttacATTATGGAATAACACATTTTCTATCTATTAATATCAGGTTTGCATATGTTTTTACCACAGGTCCATCTAGctgtattataattattgttattttcaATTATTTGCCACTAGAACCCAATTCACACCAGGCAAACATAAGTAAACAATAAGACAAACACATACCTTTCAAATCTGGATCAAGTTCCTTCTGTATTTCTTTTGAAGAATCAATGAGTTTAAATCTGTCAACCATCAGAAAATATCCAGAAATCTGGAGGAGAAGCTGGAAAAATGTGGCCCACAGTCCGACCAGAGAAACCAGTAAACTGCAGTGCTACTGATTCCCACTGAGGAACTATCTACCCACCCTCCTGTGctatctccacctcctccagtgAATCCTGTGACCACCATCCCTTTACCATCATCTACCATCGCAGGCGGTCATGTCTGATGTTGCATTCAGGGTGAGGTGCCTTCCGGTTCGGAGAAATATCCATAGACCCCAAAACTCAGGCTGAGGTCTCCATTGGGCTCTGAAATACTTTGAAGAAATGTATATAAATGCCTTTGTGTTTGACAATGTCAAAAAACTTCCCAAGTctgga
This genomic window from Mastacembelus armatus chromosome 8, fMasArm1.2, whole genome shotgun sequence contains:
- the pirt gene encoding phosphoinositide-interacting protein — protein: MPGSPENIPLGECTLSQSRDQLTPPSRTESTVFSLSRSESLWTTEASRSKCEVFWFPIHFMSTGGSFLACGIIISGLYFAGHCRKVTNILGPALLSIGLMVFVVGVVLIPITKENRKQMNMKRPLNHYRPPIFNV